One part of the Truepera radiovictrix DSM 17093 genome encodes these proteins:
- a CDS encoding deoxynucleoside kinase has product MSFIAVEGPIGAGKTSLSRLLAESLGAQLVLEVVEENPFLAPFYRDPERYAFSAQTFFLLSRFKQVQEMRQGSLFFTHTVADYLFDKDVIFASLNLRGDEWRLYEELYTQLRPKLPEPDLTVYLRATPDLLLERIAKRARPFEQDLEAAYLQALGEAYDRYFERYAGPLCVIEAREYDFVENARDRERLLGLLLGRAQSDPERAQQRAV; this is encoded by the coding sequence GTGTCGTTTATCGCCGTTGAAGGCCCCATCGGGGCGGGGAAGACGAGTTTGAGCCGGCTGCTCGCCGAGAGCTTGGGGGCGCAGCTGGTGCTCGAGGTGGTCGAAGAGAACCCCTTTTTGGCACCCTTTTACCGCGACCCCGAGCGCTACGCCTTTAGCGCCCAGACCTTTTTTCTGCTGTCGCGCTTTAAGCAGGTGCAGGAGATGCGCCAGGGGTCGCTCTTTTTTACCCACACCGTCGCCGACTACCTCTTCGATAAGGACGTCATCTTCGCCTCGCTCAACCTGCGCGGCGACGAGTGGCGCCTCTACGAGGAGCTCTACACCCAGCTGCGCCCCAAGCTCCCCGAACCCGACCTCACCGTCTACCTGCGCGCCACCCCCGACCTGCTCTTAGAGCGCATCGCCAAACGCGCTCGCCCCTTCGAGCAGGACCTGGAGGCGGCTTACCTGCAGGCCTTGGGGGAGGCCTACGACCGCTACTTCGAGCGCTACGCGGGGCCCCTATGCGTCATTGAAGCGCGCGAGTACGACTTTGTCGAGAACGCCCGCGACCGCGAGCGGCTGCTGGGGCTGCTGCTGGGGCGCGCCCAGAGCGACCCTGAACGCGCGCAGCAAAGGGCCGTTTGA
- a CDS encoding deoxynucleoside kinase produces MFVAVAGNIGAGKSSLTRLLAEHYALAPIYEAVDENPYLEDFYRDMRRYAFHSQMFFLAKRLEQHARHVNPGDRVIQDRTIYEDAAVFAQNLFEEGVLGARDFGVYRAMYEAATQVLRPPDLLIYLRAELPTLRRHIALRGRRFELGIEDAYLERLSALYERWFASYTLSPKVVLEVGALDFVHRERDLQAVLARLAPWLAEPVLPLTAR; encoded by the coding sequence ATGTTCGTCGCGGTCGCCGGCAACATCGGCGCGGGCAAGTCGAGCCTGACGCGCCTGCTCGCCGAGCACTACGCGCTCGCGCCCATCTACGAGGCGGTGGACGAAAACCCCTACCTCGAGGACTTCTACCGCGACATGCGCCGCTACGCTTTTCACTCGCAGATGTTTTTCCTCGCCAAACGCCTCGAGCAGCACGCGCGCCACGTCAACCCGGGCGACCGCGTGATCCAAGACCGCACCATCTACGAAGACGCCGCGGTGTTCGCGCAGAACCTCTTCGAGGAGGGCGTCTTGGGGGCGCGCGACTTTGGCGTCTACCGCGCGATGTACGAGGCCGCCACCCAGGTGCTGCGCCCGCCCGACCTGCTCATCTACTTGCGCGCGGAGCTGCCGACGTTGCGCCGCCACATCGCGCTGCGCGGCCGCCGCTTCGAGCTCGGCATCGAAGACGCCTACTTGGAGCGCCTGAGCGCGCTCTACGAGCGCTGGTTCGCGAGCTACACGCTCTCACCCAAGGTGGTGCTCGAGGTCGGCGCGCTCGACTTCGTCCACCGCGAACGCGACCTGCAGGCGGTGCTCGCGCGCCTCGCCCCCTGGCTGGCCGAACCGGTGCTGCCGCTAACGGCGCGTTGA
- a CDS encoding UDP-N-acetylmuramoyl-L-alanyl-D-glutamate--2,6-diaminopimelate ligase has protein sequence MKLAHLIRAALGPDATWSHLPLPEVEVRRIVQDTRELTPSDPATEPFIFVARRGAAVDGHRFAARAVAQGAVAVVGEATPEEQASFAWRHAAPYIQVPDDRAALAQLAATLYGHPSRALFTVGVTGTDGKTTTATLLHHLLQGDRPTGLLSTAGVRLGEAEGGLFGHFTTPEAPEVQRTLAAFVARGLRAAVIESSSHGFAQRRLDAIDYDLGILTNLSPEHLDFHGTFENYRAAKAQLMARARTSILNADDPNYAYFAARARRIITYGVVRAATWRATEVRELPGALEWRLTHAGRSYPARLPMVGSYNVYNALAALAAACEAGVPLAGALARLATFPGVPGRMQVVQTAPFALVVDFAHTPPALEKALAALRPQVRGKLIVVVGAAGERDPGKRAPLGAAAARGADLAVFTEEDARSEDPEAILAQLRAGAQGAGGRLGETFWLEPDRRAAIRRAVTLAEAGDLVLLAGKGHERTLERRDETLPWDEVAEARRALAERGLGP, from the coding sequence GTGAAACTCGCCCACCTCATCCGCGCCGCCCTCGGCCCCGACGCCACCTGGTCGCACCTCCCGCTGCCCGAGGTCGAGGTGCGCCGCATCGTCCAGGACACGCGGGAGCTCACGCCCAGCGACCCGGCTACCGAACCCTTCATCTTCGTCGCGCGGCGCGGCGCCGCCGTCGACGGGCACCGCTTCGCCGCGCGCGCCGTCGCGCAGGGGGCCGTCGCGGTCGTCGGCGAGGCCACGCCGGAGGAGCAGGCGAGCTTCGCGTGGCGCCACGCGGCGCCCTACATCCAGGTCCCCGACGACCGCGCGGCCCTGGCCCAGCTCGCCGCCACCCTCTACGGGCACCCCTCCAGAGCGCTCTTTACCGTAGGCGTCACGGGCACCGACGGCAAGACGACCACCGCCACGCTGCTGCACCACCTGCTGCAGGGGGACCGGCCGACGGGGCTGTTGTCGACCGCGGGGGTCCGGTTGGGGGAGGCGGAGGGGGGGCTCTTCGGGCACTTCACCACCCCCGAGGCGCCCGAGGTGCAGCGCACGCTCGCGGCGTTTGTCGCGCGCGGTCTGCGCGCCGCGGTGATCGAGTCGAGCTCGCACGGGTTCGCGCAGCGGCGGCTCGACGCCATCGACTACGACCTCGGCATCCTCACCAACCTCTCCCCCGAGCACCTCGACTTCCACGGCACCTTCGAGAACTACCGCGCGGCCAAAGCGCAGCTCATGGCGCGCGCCAGGACGAGCATCCTCAACGCCGACGACCCTAACTACGCGTACTTCGCGGCGCGCGCGCGGCGGATCATCACCTACGGGGTGGTGCGCGCCGCGACCTGGCGCGCCACCGAGGTGCGGGAGCTGCCGGGGGCGCTCGAGTGGCGCCTCACGCACGCCGGCCGCAGCTACCCCGCCCGCCTCCCCATGGTGGGGAGCTACAACGTCTACAACGCGCTCGCCGCGCTCGCCGCTGCCTGTGAAGCGGGGGTGCCCTTGGCGGGGGCGCTGGCGCGCCTCGCGACCTTTCCCGGCGTGCCGGGGCGGATGCAGGTGGTGCAAACGGCGCCCTTTGCGCTCGTGGTCGACTTCGCCCACACCCCCCCCGCCCTCGAGAAGGCCCTCGCGGCGCTCCGGCCGCAGGTTCGGGGCAAGCTGATCGTGGTCGTCGGCGCGGCGGGCGAACGCGACCCCGGCAAACGCGCACCCCTCGGCGCCGCCGCCGCGCGGGGCGCCGACCTCGCGGTCTTCACCGAGGAGGACGCGCGCTCGGAGGACCCAGAGGCGATCTTGGCGCAGCTGCGCGCGGGCGCTCAAGGGGCGGGGGGGCGCCTCGGGGAGACGTTCTGGCTCGAGCCCGACCGCCGCGCGGCCATCCGGCGGGCTGTGACGCTCGCCGAGGCGGGCGACCTCGTGCTCTTAGCGGGCAAGGGGCACGAACGGACGCTCGAGCGCCGCGACGAGACGCTCCCCTGGGACGAGGTCGCCGAGGCGCGGCGCGCGCTCGCGGAGCGGGGTCTAGGCCCCTAG
- a CDS encoding alginate O-acetyltransferase, with protein sequence MKRYHPLEAVQEPPSPASAASAEAEPRTDASLLPKGLRWLPGAFFLLCVALGAAAVALTPEALRFPESGSWRRGERTARFERDLDAALPFREAAITTWGVLEYTLLGEGRPGVLIGEDDWLFTDEEFAVYPEEAARLAATLEEVVRVQGALAEHGAELALALVPAKARVYDDKLGRYRLPAEVSARYDAFRSALVARGVLAPDLLTPLLEARAEAPVFLRTDTHWTPFGAQVAARALAAALRPALPEDSELFRAAYETRTLPPEPFEGDLLAFVPLGPLQHLGPPPETLEPRTTEAVGEREQGGLFDTPEIPVVLVGTSYSAGERWNFAGALREALGADVLNVADEGLGPLPPMHAFLDAATLRDTPPELVIWEFPERYLPIPNGPEGDALIDEAAAAGAVPNPLPETP encoded by the coding sequence ATGAAGCGTTATCACCCCCTGGAAGCCGTCCAAGAGCCTCCCTCGCCGGCTAGCGCGGCGAGCGCCGAGGCGGAGCCGCGCACCGACGCCTCGCTCCTCCCCAAAGGGCTCCGGTGGCTGCCGGGCGCCTTTTTCCTGCTCTGCGTCGCCCTGGGGGCGGCGGCGGTCGCTTTGACCCCCGAAGCGCTGAGGTTCCCCGAGAGCGGTTCGTGGCGGCGCGGCGAGCGCACGGCGCGCTTTGAGCGTGACCTAGACGCCGCGCTGCCCTTTCGGGAGGCCGCCATCACCACCTGGGGGGTGCTCGAGTACACCCTCCTGGGCGAGGGGCGCCCCGGGGTGCTCATCGGCGAGGACGACTGGCTCTTTACCGATGAGGAGTTCGCCGTCTACCCGGAGGAGGCGGCGCGGCTCGCGGCTACCCTGGAGGAGGTCGTGCGGGTGCAAGGGGCGCTCGCCGAGCACGGCGCCGAGCTCGCTCTGGCGCTCGTACCCGCCAAGGCGCGCGTCTACGACGACAAACTCGGGCGCTACCGCTTACCCGCGGAGGTGTCGGCGCGCTACGACGCCTTCCGTTCGGCGCTCGTAGCGCGCGGCGTGCTCGCCCCCGACCTCCTGACGCCGCTCTTGGAGGCGAGGGCGGAGGCGCCCGTCTTCTTACGCACCGACACGCACTGGACCCCTTTTGGCGCGCAGGTCGCCGCGCGCGCGCTCGCCGCGGCGCTGCGCCCGGCGCTGCCGGAGGACTCGGAGCTCTTTAGGGCCGCGTACGAGACGCGCACCCTCCCCCCCGAACCCTTCGAGGGGGACCTTCTGGCCTTTGTCCCGCTCGGCCCCCTGCAGCACCTCGGGCCGCCGCCGGAGACGCTCGAGCCGCGCACCACCGAAGCGGTCGGCGAAAGGGAGCAGGGTGGGCTCTTCGACACCCCCGAGATCCCCGTGGTGCTCGTCGGCACCTCGTACAGCGCGGGGGAGCGCTGGAACTTCGCGGGGGCGCTGCGCGAGGCCCTCGGCGCGGACGTCCTCAACGTCGCCGACGAGGGCCTCGGCCCGCTGCCGCCGATGCACGCCTTTTTAGACGCCGCCACCCTCCGCGACACCCCACCCGAGCTGGTCATCTGGGAGTTCCCCGAGCGCTACCTCCCCATCCCCAACGGCCCCGAGGGCGACGCGCTCATCGACGAGGCGGCGGCCGCGGGCGCCGTACCCAACCCCTTGCCGGAGACCCCATAG